The DNA window GGAAATTAGTTTACTGTATCATTTCCCATCATGCCTTTCGTTTAGTGAGCAGCATGCAAAGTGAAATCCCACACCGGTTTCTACTTATAGCACTGAAAGGGATACCCGCAGAGCCCAGCGAATGCCTGTCTGCACAGTGGTGTAGAGTAGCTTTGTAGCTTTGTAACCTCACCCACTTAGTTCAGGGAGTGGACCTTCAcaactacacaaacacacagaagtaAGACACACAGCTGGGTAGCTGCTGTAGTTTTGAAGGAGAAATGTTCTGCAGTACTTGTTGAAACACCTCAACCAAGGCTGAAAATTCCCTCCACTCTGTGGACAAACTGAATCCCTGGATCAGGAGAGAGAATCTGGATCCAGATTAGTTTGTGATATTAGCTTAAGAACATCGGGGGATGTCTCCCAATTTCAGTTAGGTTTATATTTGTGAAGATATCACATAAAATGTTAAAGTTTTGCTCTATGTCTTAATGATAAAGAATCTACTAAAAACCTCCTGGATCTAGCAAGAATCCAGGAAGTCTTTAGGGACTGGATTGACTCCAGAAGTTGAAGCAAGCCAAAACTCTcataatttgtttttaactaTTTGATCTATCCTGGTAAccgagaggaaaaaaacagggAGGAATCACATTATTTTCTTGGAGGAGATCATTAAATTGTTTGTCTACAGTTTTAGCTGAAGACCCAATGAGCTCATGCCATAATGTGTCATCCATCCATGTTCAAATAGCAAGAATTGCTTCTCCTGCTACAGTAGTGGTCAGAATTTAATCGCACTTAAACACAATTGTCATCTAATGCATCTTCAATCAAATTGTGCTTAAGGTCAGAATgataattgttttgtttttttatgcgCAATAAGCTTTGAATTATGATGGATCGCGAATTGCACGAGCTACTGTTTCAATGAGGTTCTGTTAAATGTTTTCAAGTAAACTTTTATTGTTATGTTATTGTTTGGATCCTGAGAAGAGAGCGCACAGACACGTTTTCGCGTTTACACATGGGAAAGTTTAGTGTAAGAGTTTATAACTTACTGGCATGAACAATGATGAGGTGGTAAAGATACCTACTGAAAGTCCAAAGTTAAATTCTTCGCTTTTGTCAAACACTTCCTCATGAATCAGCACTGAGCTTGGTAGCAATAGCAGGGTTTATGACAGCTGCCCTGTTTTATTGTGTCTAAATCGACACACTTGAAGTGATTACCTCACAGATTGATAGATTAGCGAATCTTCCAGTGGTACCTGTGATATGTGTAGCCTTGAAGTTTTATATTTACTGTAGTGCTGCTCACATGTGGCTAGTTTGTAATAGCTTTTGGAGTTGTGATGATAACTGAGCTTTCCCTACTTTCAGTTGTGCATTTATTTTCAGTCTGTAAGTAGGGGAGCTAGTgacctcctcctttttttttttaattgctttggCTGTTGGTGCTCTATTTTTTATGTGTAGTGTCTATCTTTCACACTTCCTGTAAATGCAAGTATGAACCAAAGAGCCAAGGTTTTCTTCTCATTCcatctgctgttttctttgttttcttttaactcCGTCAAACGCATTTCATTAAGTACACGCGTGTAACAATGAATATGCTCATAGGCACCGTTCTGCTCGTTATCTCGCCCGAGGGTGAGATATAAAGATTAATGATGTGATTGCATGTGGCTGTGGTTGTCATCCATTCTCCTTTCTACCGCCAGAGAGAAGGCAACAGGGCAAGTTCCAGCCGTTCAGACGACTGTttgggaagaagaagaaaagacagGCGAGAGGGGGCTTTGATGGAGCAGAGCTAAAAACCAGTTTTTCCACAGGGGAAGTGTGCAATGGCGTTACATCTGATGACGAGTCCGATCAAAATCTGAGGTTAGTACATggatcagttttttttaaacatgtattcaTCTATACTATACACACAGAAACTGAGCTTATTGTCCATTCACTACACTACCAAAGGTTGgaatttgttgctttttttaaatagtacattgttttttttctctgctaaAAGCAACTCAGCTTCTTATTCACTTCTAGACAAATGAAAGTGTTAAATCACGCGGTTACAAAATGCTGCAAGGTGACATAATCTGTAAAGACAAAGGTTAGGCTGTGCTTTGAAATGACTTTAAAGGCAAAAGGCTTCACTGACAATATGAGCTTATAACCTGTAACGACTTGTAACAGCACTGCGGGGTCAATCATTTCACTGTGTAAAGTTTTTTGCTGCAGCAAGCTTGtgataaatgcatgaatgaCTGACAGAGATGACACGCTGCAGCACTGAAGACAATCTCCTTCTCCTTCAGGGAGTTGAATCCCATTGGATCTCGAGCTCTCTCACACGACAGCATCTTCATTCCAGAGGAACCGGTGAAGGAGGCTGGTCTGGATCACAGCATGTCCCAGGAAAACGTGTCGGATAAAGTTAGGAATCTGCAGGTGGGCCATGCAGAGGTGTACACTCACTTCTCTTTTTGCTCCAACTAGATATGTTGTaatcattaattattttttatcctCACAGAGGCAGATAGCACAAGGTATAAAGTTTGGCCAAAGGCCTCCTTCTCTGAGAAGAAGTGAGGGAGATGAGGGCAGCTCAGATGAGGAAGAGGTTCCGCGTAGCCCTCTGAAAGTTTTGGCCCAGGTAGAAGCGGAGCCACCAGGAACAGAGCCAAAGGTATGAGTTGACTGACTGgtaggttttttgtttgtttgtttgttttaaattcgATTAATTTAACACAACAAAATTTGTTCTGTTTAAGTCTTGGGTAGCACTAAACATGTGAAGAAGTTGGTTAGAACCTTTTGTGATTTTGGTATATCACTCTATATCAGGGGAttgtattaatattaaataaatacataaataaataaatgaattcaaAAATATGGGGTGTGGGTGATATTtttgagaaaacacacacacacaaaaatttaGATAACTGTGAGAATATAAAACAAATTTGTGAGGGAAAAAACATTTCCCTGATTCTGTCAAGGTACCACATCACTTCAGTTTGCAACAACCTTATCACACCACAGACACCTCTGCTTTCTGTGTACTGTGTCTACAGAGATCTCTTTAAGTCGTAGTTTAATTGCTCTTTTACTGTGGCATAAGCAGGTGCAGGGAGGTCAGCCATTTGGACCACACAGCCCCCCTGTGAAGTCTCCAAGGTCCAAACGAGTTCTTCCACTCACTGGCACGATTGAGTCCATCAACCTTGATGCCGTCCCTCAGTCTGTTCCTCGCTTAGACAACGCTGCCGCCAAACATAAACTCTCCGTCAAGCCGAAAAACCAGAGGGTTTCCCGCAAGCACAGacgattcacacaggtgagttTCTTTTAATGTGGgtttgcatgtttgtttatTCTGTGACACCCtttgttattgttaaaaaaaaaagctgacacTACTTGGACTTTTGCATTCCAGGACCTCCAAGAGGTATCCATTCCTGGTTTGGTCCAAGATGACCTCGAAGCAGCTGGCGTCTCCACAGACGACCAGCGTAGAGTGTCTGTTGAGTCCCTTGGAAGCTTCAAGAAACAAAGACTCCATGAGGAGGAAAGACAGGAGGCGAGGAGGATGAGAGAGCTTGAGGAGctgaggttcagacaggaggaagaagagaggaagaggagagcagaggagcTGAGGCTGCGTGAACTGGAGGAGGAGAGATGTCGTATGCAACAGCAGGAAGAAGAAGCAAGGAAGCTGCACGAGGaggcagagaaaaaaagaatggaggaggaggaaaggagaatcagagaggaagaggaagcaaGGAGACTGCTAGAGGaggcagagaaaaagagaatggaggaggaggaggaaaggaggatcagagaagaagaggaggcaaGGAGGCTGCTAAAGGaggcagaaagaaagagaatggaggaggaaaggaggatcagggaggaggaggaaagaagGCAAGAGGAAGAGCGCATGAGAAGGCTGGAGGAGGAAAGGAGGATGCGAGAAGAGGAGGAGCGTCGACAGcgggaagaagaggaagaaaggaGACGACTAGAAGAACAATggaggaaagaggaagaggacaggaagaggcaagagaaggaggaaaggAGGAAACATGAGGAAGAGGCAAGGAGGCAGCAGGAGCTTGAggctgagaggaggaggaagctggtagaagaagaagaaagaaagaaagaggaggaagcagagaaacTGAGGTTGTGGGAAatggaagaaaagaagaaaaaggtagcagaggagaagaggaaaaaggaggaagaggagcaaaGAAGGATGTCATTGGAGGAGGCTGATGGGAAGTTTGACCCACAAGAGATGAAGAGGAGAGCTGAAGAGCTACGCTGGAGGGAGATGGAGGAGAGACAGAGgccattttcttttaaagtgtCCTCTGGTGAGAAACAGATTCTCTTCCAGAAGGTCAATCTGACGCCTGTTACGCCGGCCTCCAGCCACCAGAGCGCTGCTATCGCTTATCAAAGAGATGGAGCAAAGGCTTCCTCCTCTGAAGGACCAGACTCCCCCAACCTGCCAGCCTCTCCATATGTCCCCCATACAGCCATCCTAGTGACAGGCGCCCAGCTATGTGGGACAGCTGTCAATTTAGACCAGATCAAAGACACCGCCTGCAAGTCCCTGCTGGGTTTGGGAGAGGATAGAAAAGCCCAAGGAACACCCCCAACAAAGAGCAAGACTTCCCCAGAACGCAAGTCTGGAAAAACCAAATCACTCAATGAGTCTGCGCTCTCTACCGATCAGTCCAGTGCAGCTGTCCTGGCAGAATGGGCAAGCATCAGATCAAAGATATTCAAGGGGGTAGAGGAGGGGAAGTACGGCGAGTACCCAGAGCCGAGCAGGAGCCAGTCTCAGTCCAGCGCTGAAGAACAGCCTCTGTTTGCCCACACGAACCTCAGGAAGACCATGTCTGCTAGCGCCAAGTTCTCCATCACCCCTGCAAGGAAGAAGTTTGGAGATTCAAATAGGAACTCTGAGGTGTTTGGTGCAGAAGATAAGGAAGCAGGAGAGGAGGTTGCTCCACCTGGAAGCCCCACTGTAGCCTCTCCCTCTCCATCAAGTAAACCTCAGAACAGGACAAGTAAAAGTGTCCGCATCCTAGAAAGAGGGTCAGATGAGTGTATGTTTGCCAAAGACCTTCCTTCTTTCCTGGTTCCCAGTTCTGAAATTCAATCTGAAGAGGCAGAGTCGAGCAGAGTTCAGAGTGAAACAGAGGCATCTGAAAGCAGAGTGGAGGGAGAGGAGCAGGGCCAGGACAATGAGGAGAAGCCTTCTCCTTTTGGCATAAAGCTGAGGAGGACCAACTATTCTCTGCGATTTCACAGCGAGCAGtccacagagaaaaagaagaaacgcTACAGTGCTGGGGACAGCTTTGATGGCGTCCCCTCGCCTCTTACCCCCATTGATCCAGACTCTGATGCCTCTTCTGTCTTTTCTGACAAATCAAGCCCCACGTCACCTCAGAAAGAGGGTGCGGTCAGCAAGTATTTACATGCATCTGCCTCTCCTGCATTCCCCCGGGGTAAACTGACTAAGTCTACCAGCCCGACTCCACACAGTGAGGGTGAGAAAGTGTTTTCCAAGCCACCGCTCTACCGCAGACCAGTGACATCACCTAAGCCTACAGGTGCAGCCCCaacacctcctccatcaccgctACCTAAGGTAGCTCATGAGTCTCCCAGTGATGATTCAGTGGAGAGTACAATGGGTGTGGATTCATCCATCCAGGAGCAAGCCGGAAGGAGTGAGGAACCTTCAGCGGTGGCCCTGCTGCACAAGAGCAGCCAAAGTCATGTCCAAGGGGAAGAAGAGCCGAAGGAGAAGAGATCATTCTTCCCCTCCATTAACATACCCTGGAGGGAAAaggcagacagaaagacagaactCATCAGGAAAGGTCAGCATCTTTGTTAGTTAGCTGAAATTATCACATGAAATAACGAGCTTTAGATGAACTTGTAAGCTTATCTTGATACTTTTAGACAAAATTGTGTAAGCATCTCCAGACTGTAGCTTCCTATTTAAGTAAAGAGACATAAGCAATGATCTTCTTATCTACATAATGCAAATCCATTTGATTTGCCAATATCTTGGCAACATTTACTGCTTAAAAGGATGTTCCATACCTAAATCAAATTACCATTTATCCATCTAGATTGTTTTGGCATGAGTTGGTGATATTGGCAGTAGAGATGTCTGCCTTCTCGTGAATATACTGGGACTAAATGATAAATCCGCAAACAATTATGTGAATAGTTTTTATGTAAATGGCTATTTTCTTTCTACTAACGTGCACGCATTGTcggacagaaagaaaaaaaggtccTGTGGAAAAATTTGGAATAATATTTTGAGATGAATATgttttgttaaatttaaaaatcGTGTTTTGTAGTATCAAAGGTTTCCAACAACATCTATCATGTGTTCATCTGCAGAAAAACCATCCCTACAGAGCAGGCACTCACTGGACAGTGCGAGGGTCCAGGAGAAGGAGGCTGGACCTTTGTGGATCACACTGGCTCTTCAGAAGCAGAAAGGCTTCAGGGAGCAGCAGCAGAACCGGGAGGAGCGTCGTAGCCAAAGAGAGGCCAAGCTGGCAGAAAAACAAGCTAAAGAGCGAGACAGTGTATGCCCCACAGATAAACATTTACCCACTTTCTCGTGATCCCCGTAACATACTGTCCATCTTCTGAATGGATCCCAAATCTCTTTTGCAGGTTACACTGGTGAGCCCCACAGACAGCAAAGGAAGTGGAAGCACCAGTCCTTCTTCTAAACCTCAGACGCCAGAGGAGCCCAAGAGACCAGAGAGCCTCCTGGGAAAATTTGAACGCCGGGAGCACCTAAAGAAGGCCAACACTCTACCGAGCTCTGTCACTGGTAAAATAGTCATATATCATAGTAAAGTGAATATGCTAAGTGGCTTTTAGCGTCACAAACAACAGGATGAGCTCTTTTTCTACGATTTCTGGTTATTCTGATTACAGTTGCTGTTACTGGTCAggctaatttatttatttcctgaaGCTCTTCTTcaaaattaatctttttttttttaaatgagtttaATAATGTAATATAGAAAGCAAACAGATTAGTAACACATTTTTACATGTTTGTTGTTGCAGTCGAGATTGCAGACTCTACACCGTCGCCACCTGCTGTCAAAGAGGTGTCAAAGCGCTTCCCCTCCAGTGACTCTCCACAGGTTTCCACAGAGCCGGCCTGGCTTGCTCTGGCCAAACGAAAGGCCAAAGCCTGGAGCGACTGTCCTCAGATCATCAAATAACACCTCAAACCACCAGCTACACACGACACTCCGGCCTGCATCAAGAGTGTACACTGCCCACAGACTCTGAAACACTTGGAGTGTCACCATTAACTGTCCCTCCCCTCTCAGAACTCCACCTCTCACTTCTCACAATGAAAACTCTTCCCGACTGTGAAACCAGTAAAGCTCTCCATCTCTTCCAAACCCCCCCACATACACTGGCTGGTACTATTATCATGTTAAAGTGCGCTTCACATTCACTTAATCCGATACAGCCGCACAGATATAAACAATTGATGCGAGCATGCACATActgtataaaaacataaattatatGTCTCTTAAACTCCTGCAGCCAATCGCAACCATGGTTGGCCACTGCAATAGccaacctttttctttttttttctttttttttaatggtgtaGCCAACTGTGTCACCATGgttgtaaataaatcatttgCTCAACACAATATAACACTTCTGTATTATAGAGGTGAAGCTCTGATCTATGACAGTGTTTAATCAACAGAGGGTAACTGTCTGAATCATGTTTTAAGGGCTACCAGTTTAAACTCAGCACGAACCTGCTTCTGGAAGTGTTACAGGCATCCCCTCTGTCCTTCTTGGCGTTATTTATGTAAAGCagcagctctctctctcctgcatcTTTTCTCTGAGCCTTGTTTTTCATCTACAAGAGAtgccttttttttattaacacatACTGGAAAATCTTAGCTTAACAATTCTCACTGTGCCCGTGACGACTGTGATAGCTGTCCAAGGAGCTATTGTACAATTTtgccatgatttaaaaaaaaaaaaaaaaaaaaaaaaaaaaaaaaaaaaagaaacatggtggGTGCACCTAAACACAGCACTGAAGACCACAAGTGTTACTGGGCATTTATGGTGAACCTGCACCTCATCCTCACAGCTGTGTGACGATGTAatttggattttttatttttaggcttTGCTTATTGGAGACAGATGTGACACCTCCTAGCTGTAGACCTACGACTCTTATAGCTGTCCTCCTGTAACACGCTCGTCTTAGTAGGCTTGCGCCATCACTTCCTCTTAAATGTGATATGATCCTACATAATGTAAACATTTCctctatgaagaaaaaaaacttgattCTTATTTCCTGCCACTCACTTAATGATCTGTATCTATGTAAGTATGTACTGTATGTAAGTGAAAGGCATTGCCAGAGGTTCGGTCAAAAAGAGGGCCCTAAAAGAGGTAGACTCACTGTCATTTTGTTTCTAACTTTGGTCGTGCACAATAGTGTAGTGTACGCAGTGTTGTATGtaacaaaaaatgtttggtattatttgcacttttttgtcCCACTtacagatatgaaaaaaaattcttaaaGAGATACAAAATGTTATGAATAATGTAAATTAAATACTGATGTCTGAACCACAGAACTGCCGTCTCATACTGTTGAAAATCACGAAGGGGAAAGTACTATGCTCATTACCAATTCCATATTTCTATTGAAGTGACTTTACATGATTCACAATTCAAATTAATCAGTTCATCTTATTGCTAAGTCTCCAGGTGCAGCCCTTAAGTTCATATTTGAATGAAACAAGCCGTTTTAGCTCGCTTCCTTCTCTGTTTAACATTATTCTAATTGGGACATAATCTAAAAATGGTTTTGATATAGTTTTGGTAAACTATATCATCAAAAGTATTTACTCACCCATCCAAACCACTGAATTCGGGTGTTTCGAttacttccatggccacaggtgcATAAAATCAAGCATCTAGGCATGCATGGTGCACAGAAGCCTGACCTCCACCcgacagaacacctttgggatgaatcaGAGTGGACACTGTGAACTAGGGCTTCTCCTCCAACATTTATATGCATGTGAAGGCAGATgagcaaatacttttggcaatatagtgtatgtTCACTAGATTTGTCCCAGTGTAAGTATAACCCAGTGACCTGCGACATACAGAAATCAGCACAGCTGTTTCCATTTACAGCTCTGTGTGTTTTGGCGGGCCCCAACACCACCCTGGTTTAAACGGAAAGTGGGTGGGGCAGAGTGCATGCCTGAGATGGTCACATCAGGGATGTGGACTCACTTTGAAATGATAAAGATtgatgagtttttaaaaaaaatgcctcaACTAAGCTTGTAACATGTAACAAGACATGGATCTCAGAAAACAAGTAAAATTTACATAAAATCCTATTTCCCAAAACACCTCACTTCACTGACACACAAgttgtgtttattgttttttttaaaaaaaggtacaaaaataaattatatccTTCTATGTTTCCTCTTTTACACTCAGCCTCAGACAATACACATAGTCATTACGACATCCAACTAGGAGTGACCTTTCCCACACCACCGGGGATGAAAACAGCTCCCCGGGAAAGGTATGCGAGGCCAACAGTCGTCCGTCTTTTCCATCCAGGATCCAGACTGTGCCGTCAGTGGAGGCCAGGCCCACCAGTGAACCCCTGCTCCCTACAGCTGAGCCGTCAAACACAAATGGGGTGGAGTACACCTTGCCTGTCGTCTGAAAAGTCCAAACCAAAGAGCCATCTGCACAATTCAAACAGTACAGGCAACCGTCATGTGATCCACACAGAAGTCTCTGCTGGTCTGACGTGATGCATGGACAGGAGAAAACTGGACCCTTTGTTAGAAACTGCCACAGCtgcaaatacacacaagggTTATACAGTTATGAATTACAGAGAGGATTCAGAAAATAGCCAGGCCCCTTCCCCCCTTTTCACCATACCGGTACATTCAAATGCTGTCGTAATGAATGTTTGTgactttaatgtttaaaaaaaacccaaaatcgctcatttacaaaatgcaaaATCTTCAGCAAATCAGGTTTTGTATATATATAGTAACTGGAAAATATTATAACAAAAAGTGAGCTCCTTACAAGTTTCCCTGTGTTGCTGAAGCAGCAGATGTGTCCATCAACCGAGCCGATCACAACGTGCTCAGAGAAGCAGTTTGGTGAGGAGAAAAAAGGAGTGTCTCTGCAGTAAGACCACAAGACATCTCCACTGTCCTGGGAAAGAGAAACACACGTGAGACATATAGGGCgatcactcttattattctcgtttttaattttttagaaTCAGTAGCAGATTTCTCTTTTGAGACAAATGTGCACATAAGGGAAAGAGGAAGGCCACAGAGAAAGTTCATGAATGTAGTGGAAatggacatgcagagggttgacgtgacagaggaggatgctagcgATAGTAtgagatggagacagatgatCTGCCGTGGCGACTCCTAAAGGgaacagctgaaaaatgaagaacTTTCTCATTTTAAAGATTAAGCTAACACACTCAAAAGTCATCATAgaaatatttttacaaaaatgtaTGATTCAAACAGACTCGTGCCTCTTCCTTTCTTATTTCCACTTGTGCACCAAATGGCAAAACTATGCTTACTTACGATGCTGAGACAGAGCAGGCGTCCTCCCAGTGAAGCCGCGTACACCTGACGGCGTGATGCGTGAAGACGTGGAGAAGAAAACACAGCTCCTCCACCACAGTGACACTTCCAAACACACTTCTGAacctgaaaacagaaaacagagcatCTGCTTCAAACACGTCAGACAGGTATCCAGTGCAACCATCAATCTGTGATTTTTCTGAATCATTCGAGTCCTTGTGTCTCTTTGCATCAAGCACTCACCTCTGAGTTTAGGGCGTAAACATACCCATCGTGTGAGCCCACTACCACCAGACCAGTAAGAGGATCCACAGCAGGACAGCTCTTCACAGCATCTCCTGTCTCAAACACCCACTGTGTCTTTCCAGTTTCAgtgcataaaaaatacacacagccgtCATAACATCCTGAGAAagaacccccccaccccccccaaaaaaagataTAGAAATATAAAGTAATAAAACCTCCTGAACATTAGGTATTCACAAAGCTGACACTTACCTATTACAACAAGGGCACCACAGTGAGACACGGCAGCAGAGGCCTCGATTCTGTCTCCAAGAACTCGCTCCCACATTAGGTTTCCGGTGGCGACGTCTAAAGCCTGGATCCTGTGGGAGTGTGAGCCGATAAACACTGTTGCTTTGAACAAATCTGACCTGTGATCAGCTCTGTTTTGTACTAGAAGCACCGGGGAGGCGTCCACACATCTGCCTGTGTCTGAGGACCAGCTCAGACTGAGGCCCAAATCAGCTTCTCCACAAGACTCCCTTTCTCTAAGGAGTTGATTCTGCACTGTTTTATCATCTTCTGTATATCTGATGTTCATCTCTATCACCTCGCCCCCTCTTCTTATGACTTTCACAGCCTGTTTCTCCACCTGCAGACTCTCAGCTGCTGTCCAGTCTTTGCGCACTCTCTTTTCTAGTACCTGAGACGTGGATTCGACGTGCCGTCTCTTGGCCTGAGATGGCGCTGACTGGCTGTTCTCATGCTCCAAGATTCCTCTTGCTCTGGCAACATGATTCATGATGTCAGAGAAGGTCCCATCAAGTATAACCTCCAGGAGCTCTGGTGAGGTCACTcccacagcagtgaagatgTCTTCACAGAGATGCAGAGCCTTCAGAGAATCTCCTCCACTGAACAGGAACTTGGACTTCTCGTCAATGGTAACATCTACAGCAAGATTTAAAGTATCCTGTTGATAGATAGTTTAAAAGAGAATGAACATAAGGAGacaacagtttatttaaatttagaGCATGAATGTTGtcatcaaaaatgaaaataccCGCCACAGAGTCTGAAGAATTTGCCTCAGTTCACTGCAATTTCTCTGTGAAGACTCTAAACACTGTCTCTGTTTTTCATATACTCTGACTAATGCCTCCATGTTGACTTTGCCTATCAAAAAATGACAGTTAGAAAGGTGAATGGATAAAGTGGTGAATGAATTAGCTGCGGTTTCTCCTCAGCAGTGACAGTGTGTCTAAAGCTCACCATGAGCAGTCAGGCATAAAGCCGGGACGAGCACCAGCGTGTCAGGAACGCTGTGagcaggcagcagcagagaCAGCTGGCTCAGAATGAGCTTCTTCAGATCTCCGTCTGCACCGCCTGACTCCTCCAGGTGGGGGTTGACAGAAGAGGGTAGGTTCTCAGCATGCTCACCAATAGCACAAGCAGAGGGAATTTGTTCTGCACGTTGCTGTACAGACGCGGAGGTGGAAGCTGCCTTCTGGTGTCCAGATGTGGATGCCACGACAAAGGCGAGAAGTCGAAATCCTTGGTGCAGACCCACAGCACAGGCTTCCACCTGAGGGAGACTCAGCAGGACCTGCAGGAGGGGAGATGTAAATCAAAATCATAAAGGTGTTAAAAAGATGTTGAAAAGGTATTTTGTTTACAAAGAATTAATGAAAAGTATCCACATTAAAGTACAGCATTAAGAAAGGGTACCaccagtttaaaaatgtaattattaatcagctaaaacttctttttttcttgttttctctttttttcttattgctgtgtgtatgtgacaataaattgaaaaaaaggctttaattgtttttagtaACAGTGAATCTGAGTGAGGAAACTGGTTCATAACAGAGACACCAGATTTCTTTAAGGTGGGGGTTAAGGATTCAAATCTTTCCTTTAATTTACCACAATCAGTACATCAGCTTTGCCTTcagtatgttaaaaaaaaaagattcagttGAAGTGGCTCGAGAAACTGACTAAGACGCCTCCTAGGTGAGGTATTC is part of the Pelmatolapia mariae isolate MD_Pm_ZW linkage group LG23, Pm_UMD_F_2, whole genome shotgun sequence genome and encodes:
- the cracd gene encoding capping protein inhibiting regulator of actin dynamics isoform X2 — translated: MSQENVSDKVRNLQRQIAQGIKFGQRPPSLRRSEGDEGSSDEEEVPRSPLKVLAQVEAEPPGTEPKQVQGGQPFGPHSPPVKSPRSKRVLPLTGTIESINLDAVPQSVPRLDNAAAKHKLSVKPKNQRVSRKHRRFTQDLQEVSIPGLVQDDLEAAGVSTDDQRRVSVESLGSFKKQRLHEEERQEARRMRELEELRFRQEEEERKRRAEELRLRELEEERCRMQQQEEEARKLHEEAEKKRMEEEERRIREEEEARRLLEEAEKKRMEEEEERRIREEEEARRLLKEAERKRMEEERRIREEEERRQEEERMRRLEEERRMREEEERRQREEEEERRRLEEQWRKEEEDRKRQEKEERRKHEEEARRQQELEAERRRKLVEEEERKKEEEAEKLRLWEMEEKKKKVAEEKRKKEEEEQRRMSLEEADGKFDPQEMKRRAEELRWREMEERQRPFSFKVSSGEKQILFQKVNLTPVTPASSHQSAAIAYQRDGAKASSSEGPDSPNLPASPYVPHTAILVTGAQLCGTAVNLDQIKDTACKSLLGLGEDRKAQGTPPTKSKTSPERKSGKTKSLNESALSTDQSSAAVLAEWASIRSKIFKGVEEGKYGEYPEPSRSQSQSSAEEQPLFAHTNLRKTMSASAKFSITPARKKFGDSNRNSEVFGAEDKEAGEEVAPPGSPTVASPSPSSKPQNRTSKSVRILERGSDECMFAKDLPSFLVPSSEIQSEEAESSRVQSETEASESRVEGEEQGQDNEEKPSPFGIKLRRTNYSLRFHSEQSTEKKKKRYSAGDSFDGVPSPLTPIDPDSDASSVFSDKSSPTSPQKEGAVSKYLHASASPAFPRGKLTKSTSPTPHSEGEKVFSKPPLYRRPVTSPKPTGAAPTPPPSPLPKVAHESPSDDSVESTMGVDSSIQEQAGRSEEPSAVALLHKSSQSHVQGEEEPKEKRSFFPSINIPWREKADRKTELIRKEKPSLQSRHSLDSARVQEKEAGPLWITLALQKQKGFREQQQNREERRSQREAKLAEKQAKERDSVTLVSPTDSKGSGSTSPSSKPQTPEEPKRPESLLGKFERREHLKKANTLPSSVTVEIADSTPSPPAVKEVSKRFPSSDSPQVSTEPAWLALAKRKAKAWSDCPQIIK
- the cracd gene encoding capping protein inhibiting regulator of actin dynamics isoform X1, encoding MSQENVSDKVRNLQRQIAQGIKFGQRPPSLRRSEGDEGSSDEEEVPRSPLKVLAQVEAEPPGTEPKVQGGQPFGPHSPPVKSPRSKRVLPLTGTIESINLDAVPQSVPRLDNAAAKHKLSVKPKNQRVSRKHRRFTQDLQEVSIPGLVQDDLEAAGVSTDDQRRVSVESLGSFKKQRLHEEERQEARRMRELEELRFRQEEEERKRRAEELRLRELEEERCRMQQQEEEARKLHEEAEKKRMEEEERRIREEEEARRLLEEAEKKRMEEEEERRIREEEEARRLLKEAERKRMEEERRIREEEERRQEEERMRRLEEERRMREEEERRQREEEEERRRLEEQWRKEEEDRKRQEKEERRKHEEEARRQQELEAERRRKLVEEEERKKEEEAEKLRLWEMEEKKKKVAEEKRKKEEEEQRRMSLEEADGKFDPQEMKRRAEELRWREMEERQRPFSFKVSSGEKQILFQKVNLTPVTPASSHQSAAIAYQRDGAKASSSEGPDSPNLPASPYVPHTAILVTGAQLCGTAVNLDQIKDTACKSLLGLGEDRKAQGTPPTKSKTSPERKSGKTKSLNESALSTDQSSAAVLAEWASIRSKIFKGVEEGKYGEYPEPSRSQSQSSAEEQPLFAHTNLRKTMSASAKFSITPARKKFGDSNRNSEVFGAEDKEAGEEVAPPGSPTVASPSPSSKPQNRTSKSVRILERGSDECMFAKDLPSFLVPSSEIQSEEAESSRVQSETEASESRVEGEEQGQDNEEKPSPFGIKLRRTNYSLRFHSEQSTEKKKKRYSAGDSFDGVPSPLTPIDPDSDASSVFSDKSSPTSPQKEGAVSKYLHASASPAFPRGKLTKSTSPTPHSEGEKVFSKPPLYRRPVTSPKPTGAAPTPPPSPLPKVAHESPSDDSVESTMGVDSSIQEQAGRSEEPSAVALLHKSSQSHVQGEEEPKEKRSFFPSINIPWREKADRKTELIRKEKPSLQSRHSLDSARVQEKEAGPLWITLALQKQKGFREQQQNREERRSQREAKLAEKQAKERDSVTLVSPTDSKGSGSTSPSSKPQTPEEPKRPESLLGKFERREHLKKANTLPSSVTVEIADSTPSPPAVKEVSKRFPSSDSPQVSTEPAWLALAKRKAKAWSDCPQIIK